One Equus caballus isolate H_3958 breed thoroughbred chromosome 17, TB-T2T, whole genome shotgun sequence DNA window includes the following coding sequences:
- the POGLUT2 gene encoding protein O-glucosyltransferase 2: MFSVLLLYCFFLGTVPALAETGGERRLSPEKSEIWGPGLKAAVVLPARYFYIQAVDTSGNKFTSSPGEKVFQIKISAPDEQFTRVGVQVLDRKDGSFIVRYRMYASYKNLKVEVKFQGQHVAKSPYILKGPVYHENCDCPLEDSAAWLQEMSCPETITQIQRDLAHFPTVDPEKIATEIPKRFGQRQSLCHYTLKDNKVYIKTHGEHVGFRIFMDAILLSLTRKVKMPDAEFFVNLGDWPLEKKKSSSHIHPIFSWCGSTDSKDIVMPTYDLTDSVLETMGRVSLDMMSVQGNTGPPWESKNSTAVWRGRDSRKERLELVKLSRKHPELIDAAFTNFFFFKHDESLYGPIVKHISFFDFFKHKYQINVDGTVAAYRLPYLLVGDSVVLKQDSIYYEHFYNELQPWKHYIPVKSNLSDLLEKLKWAKDHDEEAKKIAKAGQEFARNNLMGDDIFCYYFKLFQEYASLQVSEPQIREGMKRVEPQTEDDLFPCTCHRKQTKDEL, encoded by the exons ATGTTTAGCGTTTTGCTGCTTTACTGCTTCTTTCTGGGGACAGTTCCAGCGCTTGCGGAGACCGGTGGAGAAAGGCGACTGAGCCCAGAGAAGAGCGAAATATGGGGACCCGGGCTAAAAGCAGCTGTCGTCCTTCCCGCGCGCTATTTCTATATTCAGGCGGTGGATACATCAGGAAATAA GTTCACATCTTCTCCGGGTGAAAAGGTGTTCCAGATTAAAATCTCGGCCCCAGATGAACAATTCACTAGAGTTGGAGTCCAGGTTTTAGACCGAAAGGATGGGTCCTTCATAGTAAGATACAGAATGTATGCAAGCTACAAAAATCTGAAGGTAGAGGTTAAATTCCAAGGTCAACATGTAGCCAAATctccatatattttaaaag GGCCGGTTTATCACGAGAATTGTGACTGTCCTTTGGAAGATAGTGCAGCCTGGCTACAGGAGATGAGCTGCCCAGAAACCATTACCCAGATTCAGAGAGATCTGGCACATTTCCCTACCGTTGATCCAGAAAAGATTGCAACAGAAATCCCAAAAAGATTTGGACAAAGGCAGAGCTTGTGTCACTATACCCTGAAGGATAACAAG GTTTATATCAAGACTCATGGTGAACATGTAGGTTTTAGAATTTTCATGGATGCCATACTACTTTCTCTGACCAGAAAA GTGAAGATGCCAGATGCAGAGTTTTTTGTTAATTTGGGAGACTGgcctttggaaaaaaagaaatccagttCACACATCCATCCAATCTTTTCCTGGTGTGGTTCCACGGATTCCAAGGATATTGTGATGCCCACCTATGACTTGACTGACTCTGTTCTAGAAACCATGGGCCG AGTAAGTCTGGATATGATGTCTGTGCAAGGGAACACAGGTCCTCCCTGGGAAAGCAAAAACTCCACAGCCGTCTGGAGAGGGCGAGACAGCCGGAAAGAGAGACTGGAGCTGGTTAAACTCAGCAGAAAACACCCAGAACTCATCGATGCTGCTTTCaccaactttttcttctttaaacacgATGAAAGCCTATATGGTCCCATTGTGaaacacatttcattttttgatttcttcaag CATAAATACCAAATAAACGTCGATGGCACTGTCGCAGCGTATCGCCTGCCCTATCTGCTAGTCGGTGACAGTGTTGTGCTGAAGCAGGACTCCATCTACTACGAACACTTCTACAATGAGCTGCAGCCCTGGAAACACTACATTCCAGTTAAAAGCAACCTGAGCGATCTCCTAGAAAAacttaaatgggcaaaagatcacGATGAAGAG GCCAAGAAGATAGCAAAAGCAGGACAAGAATTTGCAAGAAATAATCTCATGGGTGATGACAtattctgttattattttaaacttttccag GAATATGCCAGTTTACAAGTGAGTGAGCCCCAAATCCGAGAGGGCATGAAGAGGGTAGAACCACAGACCGAGGATGACCTCTTTCCTTGCACGTGCCATAGGAAACAG ACCAAAGATGAACTCTGA